A single window of Chitinophaga sp. XS-30 DNA harbors:
- a CDS encoding anti-sigma factor domain-containing protein — protein sequence MDVQRYISSGIIESYVAGLATDQEVRELLAAMAQYPEVKAATDAAQLDMERYVQMQAVPPPADLKDKLFQVLENDGTTEAGAPAGSAAAEEYPAIEEEPRPPVLVSGIWRYVAAAIAIGLIISLYYNVTYYNSTNEWKGKYQALLTDRQTLVAQNEVFQTRLSKTEEMVDMLSSPTVKKVMLSTTRKDHPESKAIVFWNAQSQEVYLSVNNLPEPAADQQYQLWAIVNNRPIDAGVFDMGDAAKGFQKMKGITAAQYFAVTLEKKGGNPTPTLTAMHVIGRVSG from the coding sequence GTGGACGTACAACGGTACATATCATCAGGCATCATTGAAAGCTACGTAGCAGGGTTGGCTACGGACCAGGAGGTCCGGGAGCTGCTGGCTGCCATGGCGCAATATCCTGAAGTGAAAGCTGCAACCGATGCGGCCCAGCTGGATATGGAACGTTATGTACAGATGCAGGCGGTACCACCTCCGGCAGATCTGAAAGACAAACTCTTCCAGGTATTGGAGAATGACGGAACGACCGAGGCAGGCGCACCCGCAGGCAGCGCGGCAGCGGAAGAATATCCCGCTATCGAGGAAGAGCCCCGCCCGCCTGTTCTGGTAAGCGGCATCTGGCGGTATGTTGCCGCGGCGATCGCTATAGGCCTGATCATCAGCCTGTATTACAACGTAACGTATTACAACAGCACGAACGAATGGAAAGGCAAGTACCAGGCTTTGCTAACGGACCGGCAGACCCTTGTTGCACAAAATGAAGTGTTCCAGACCAGGCTCTCCAAAACCGAAGAGATGGTGGATATGCTGAGCAGCCCGACCGTGAAGAAAGTGATGCTGAGCACCACCCGTAAAGATCATCCCGAATCAAAAGCGATCGTTTTCTGGAATGCCCAATCCCAGGAAGTGTACCTCTCCGTGAATAACCTGCCCGAACCTGCGGCAGATCAGCAATACCAGCTATGGGCCATCGTGAATAACAGGCCCATCGATGCCGGCGTATTTGATATGGGCGATGCCGCGAAAGGCTTTCAGAAAATGAAAGGCATCACCGCCGCCCAGTACTTTGCGGTAACGCTGGAAAAGAAAGGC